The following proteins are co-located in the Maridesulfovibrio sp. genome:
- a CDS encoding ribonuclease Z, whose protein sequence is MKCTFLGVGSAFDAKQTNVSVLVTAEERTLLLDCGFNAGHQCMRALQDPSLLDAVWISHFHGDHFFGLPFLFGSFLTSGRTKEVHVCGPLGIEDKVVRLIDLAYPTMRAKLGFNVCFHEFSPGDEKCIAGFNLRTCVMDHSESALGLRLECAGKSVFYSGDGKLDENCRSNGLNVDLGILESYGLDEIVKGHSSVAECIDFASSAGMGKVALVHLEPFVRTCSSNKIMEILAQVDECEMFLPEEGCCVEL, encoded by the coding sequence ATGAAGTGCACTTTTCTGGGCGTAGGCTCCGCATTCGACGCAAAGCAGACTAATGTCTCCGTTCTGGTGACTGCCGAAGAACGAACTCTACTTCTCGATTGCGGGTTCAATGCCGGACATCAATGCATGCGTGCGCTCCAAGATCCATCCCTGCTTGATGCTGTCTGGATTTCTCATTTTCATGGCGATCATTTTTTCGGGCTGCCCTTTCTTTTTGGTTCCTTTCTGACGTCAGGGCGAACGAAGGAAGTACATGTTTGCGGTCCGCTGGGGATCGAGGATAAGGTTGTTCGGCTTATAGACTTAGCCTATCCGACCATGCGGGCAAAGCTCGGATTTAATGTTTGTTTCCATGAATTCAGCCCCGGGGATGAGAAATGCATTGCCGGATTCAATCTGCGAACCTGTGTGATGGATCATTCAGAATCTGCGCTGGGTTTGCGGCTTGAATGCGCGGGCAAGTCTGTCTTTTACAGCGGAGACGGAAAGCTGGATGAAAATTGCCGGAGCAATGGACTAAATGTTGACCTTGGTATACTCGAATCATATGGGCTGGATGAGATTGTAAAAGGTCATTCCAGTGTCGCAGAATGTATTGATTTTGCATCTTCAGCTGGAATGGGAAAAGTAGCCCTTGTGCATTTGGAGCCTTTTGTGCGAACCTGCAGTAGTAATAAGATTATGGAAATACTGGCGCAGGTTGATGAGTGTGAAATGTTTTTGCCTGAAGAAGGATGTTGCGTCGAACTTTGA
- a CDS encoding AMIN domain-containing protein — translation MKMKFRPFTALLLIILLLAGVCTALFHMGFFDAFFAEKVEVSQQQEGEGPVVRREVSKIVLPLESAKSTAPDVAEELNEADISGQEPTVTQPSPVVEKKEEVVSVAEKPVAKPEVAEPKAVETKVVEQKKIAAKPSKSSVSKRTISKVSFSCESAKASVDVALSAAPGKVSWFNLDKPRRLVMDIHGKWQNKAKSLYRLKDCPVQKIVLGEHPDKIRVVVYLDEKVVPAKIKPGIRKHDKGLSFDLGF, via the coding sequence ATGAAAATGAAATTTCGTCCTTTTACAGCCCTGTTACTGATTATCCTCTTGTTGGCAGGAGTCTGCACTGCTCTTTTTCACATGGGCTTTTTTGATGCTTTTTTCGCTGAAAAGGTGGAAGTAAGCCAGCAGCAGGAAGGTGAAGGTCCTGTTGTGCGTCGGGAGGTCAGTAAGATTGTTTTGCCTCTTGAGTCCGCAAAATCAACTGCTCCAGACGTAGCTGAAGAGTTGAATGAAGCCGATATCAGTGGACAGGAGCCTACTGTTACCCAGCCGTCACCCGTTGTAGAAAAGAAAGAGGAAGTCGTCTCTGTTGCTGAAAAGCCTGTTGCAAAACCTGAGGTTGCAGAGCCTAAGGCTGTTGAAACAAAGGTTGTGGAACAGAAAAAGATTGCCGCGAAGCCTTCAAAATCCTCTGTTTCCAAGAGGACGATCTCAAAAGTGAGCTTCTCTTGTGAATCTGCTAAAGCTTCTGTGGATGTTGCGCTTTCTGCTGCTCCCGGAAAAGTAAGCTGGTTCAATCTTGATAAACCGCGCAGGTTGGTTATGGATATCCACGGGAAATGGCAGAATAAGGCTAAATCGCTATATCGTTTGAAAGATTGCCCGGTTCAGAAGATTGTACTTGGCGAACATCCGGATAAGATTCGTGTGGTTGTCTACCTTGATGAGAAAGTTGTTCCCGCGAAAATAAAACCGGGGATACGTAAGCATGATAAAGGGTTGTCTTTTGATTTAGGATTCTGA
- the sppA gene encoding signal peptide peptidase SppA → MKNPKKGFSVRHPFLFGFSLLLMAVALLWGAAAFFHGKVDLFSAGKIGVVNVQGTIINSLPTVKFLRDLRRDDSVKGVLLRVNSPGGTIAPSQELYHAVKRFAEVKPIVASFGTVAASGGYYAAAPATKIMASSGSITGSIGVKAEYANFHQLMEKVGVKPVIITSGTMKAAGSPFAELTPEQREYLTALIMDMHNQFVDDVASARKLDREQVEKIADGRAITGREAKELGLVDRIGGFEDSVTVLKALCNIEGDVTVIEGPEEEKPLLKEILGYFGITPEGSATGDGLIFSY, encoded by the coding sequence ATGAAGAATCCTAAGAAAGGTTTCTCTGTCAGACATCCGTTTCTATTCGGTTTCAGTCTGCTATTAATGGCTGTGGCTCTCCTATGGGGAGCCGCAGCCTTTTTTCATGGAAAAGTGGACTTGTTCAGTGCCGGAAAGATCGGGGTGGTCAATGTGCAGGGAACCATCATCAATTCATTGCCTACGGTAAAATTTCTGCGTGATCTGCGCCGGGATGATTCAGTTAAGGGCGTACTGCTGCGGGTGAATTCTCCGGGGGGTACAATTGCTCCTTCCCAGGAGCTCTACCATGCTGTGAAACGGTTCGCCGAGGTTAAGCCCATTGTAGCTTCATTCGGTACTGTTGCGGCTTCCGGCGGGTATTACGCTGCGGCTCCGGCAACCAAGATTATGGCCAGCTCCGGTTCCATAACCGGTTCCATCGGGGTGAAGGCCGAGTACGCCAATTTTCATCAGCTTATGGAAAAGGTCGGGGTTAAGCCGGTCATTATCACCAGCGGTACGATGAAGGCCGCCGGTTCACCTTTTGCCGAGCTTACACCTGAACAGCGAGAATACCTGACTGCGTTGATTATGGATATGCATAATCAGTTTGTAGATGATGTCGCATCTGCACGTAAGCTTGACCGTGAACAGGTTGAAAAGATTGCTGACGGGCGGGCCATCACCGGGCGTGAAGCAAAGGAACTCGGATTAGTTGATCGCATCGGCGGATTTGAGGATTCCGTGACAGTGCTCAAGGCCCTTTGCAATATTGAGGGTGATGTGACGGTCATAGAAGGCCCGGAAGAAGAAAAGCCGTTGCTCAAGGAAATTCTGGGTTATTTTGGAATTACTCCTGAAGGTTCCGCTACCGGAGACGGGCTGATCTTTTCGTACTGA
- a CDS encoding tetratricopeptide repeat protein, which produces MATKYDKIVREFYEEQAGFTVLLSDEPSFYKLLRGTLHKILAIRRDCLAYYQDQAPCLSEIKDKISAKQPVLVFVERLVKGRPTADFILNIRRLFPEIKVVVLTDETSQEELIFLHELGANNIITKPVSVDSLVQKLAFTIKPQGKLAQLVEAGKTFLRNGELDKVLLVSAKILEIKPDSPAALMLQGDAQSGMGQRDEALKSYLQAHEQSKVFMEPIKKLAEFYKGNDNDQYLHYLKKLDSISPLNTERKCEIGRVHLEREELDDAETYFDQAVRCAVKEAHNYLSQVMSGIAESLFDVAPEKAEKYYAKLLSVKSGNLSVDDLETYNRLGIALRKQGKWMQAVENYQAALRVAPNEPGLFYNIGLAYSDGKEYAKCAKYFKRAVRSDGMIHKSAASVARNIVGIFLKVGMNDEARVVLGEALTEFPDDDKLKALLKKSESPQG; this is translated from the coding sequence GTGGCAACAAAATATGATAAGATAGTACGCGAATTTTATGAAGAACAGGCTGGCTTTACAGTTCTGCTCAGTGACGAGCCTTCATTTTATAAGCTGCTGCGCGGTACCCTGCATAAAATTTTAGCTATCCGCCGGGATTGCTTGGCTTATTATCAGGATCAGGCTCCGTGTTTATCCGAAATCAAGGATAAGATCAGTGCTAAACAGCCGGTACTTGTTTTTGTGGAAAGGTTGGTAAAGGGTAGGCCTACAGCTGACTTTATCTTGAACATCCGCAGGTTATTTCCTGAAATTAAAGTGGTAGTTCTCACTGATGAAACCAGTCAGGAAGAGCTCATCTTTCTCCATGAACTCGGGGCGAACAACATCATTACCAAACCCGTTTCCGTAGACAGTCTGGTCCAGAAGCTGGCCTTTACAATCAAGCCGCAGGGCAAGCTTGCGCAATTGGTTGAAGCCGGGAAGACTTTTTTACGTAACGGTGAGCTTGATAAAGTCCTGCTGGTCAGTGCCAAGATCCTTGAGATCAAGCCTGATAGCCCCGCTGCCTTGATGCTGCAGGGTGATGCCCAGTCCGGCATGGGCCAGCGTGATGAGGCCTTGAAATCATATCTGCAAGCCCATGAGCAGTCCAAGGTGTTCATGGAGCCGATCAAGAAGCTGGCTGAGTTCTACAAGGGTAATGATAACGACCAGTATCTGCACTATTTGAAAAAGCTTGATTCCATCAGTCCGCTTAATACTGAGCGGAAGTGCGAGATTGGCCGCGTGCATCTGGAGCGCGAAGAGCTTGATGATGCTGAAACATATTTTGATCAGGCTGTGCGTTGCGCTGTGAAAGAGGCTCACAATTATCTTTCACAGGTTATGAGCGGAATTGCGGAGTCCCTCTTTGATGTGGCCCCGGAAAAGGCTGAGAAATACTACGCCAAACTGCTGTCGGTTAAATCCGGCAACCTGAGCGTAGACGATCTGGAGACTTACAACAGGTTGGGCATTGCCTTACGGAAACAGGGTAAGTGGATGCAGGCAGTGGAAAACTATCAGGCTGCGCTCAGGGTTGCTCCCAACGAGCCGGGACTGTTTTATAATATCGGTCTGGCGTACAGTGATGGTAAAGAGTACGCCAAGTGTGCCAAGTATTTTAAGCGGGCGGTGCGTTCTGATGGGATGATCCATAAAAGTGCAGCGTCTGTGGCCCGCAATATTGTCGGAATTTTTCTCAAGGTCGGTATGAATGATGAAGCCCGTGTAGTCCTTGGGGAAGCTCTTACTGAATTCCCGGATGATGATAAGTTGAAAGCTCTGCTTAAAAAGAGCGAATCGCCGCAGGGCTAG
- a CDS encoding 30S ribosomal protein S1, which yields MENNENMNAEMEMDFEAALEDYLNADFGNLDEGSIVSGEVVKVDKDFVLIDVNFKSEGQIAVSEFLDADGNMTVAVGDKVDVFVANKNENEGTIHLSRDKAKRMQLFDKLEEMQENEGVVEGRIIRRIKGGYTVDLGGVEAFLPGSHVDLRPVPDMDALVDQTYEFKILKINRRRSNVIVSRRVLLEEQRNEMRSQLLGTLEEEQTVKGKVKNITEYGVFIDLGGLDGLLHITDMSWKRIKHPKEMVALGDELELKVLNFDKEGQKVSLGLKQLVPDPWEDISGKYPEGAKYTGKVTNLADYGAFVELEAGVEGLVHISEMSWTRKLRHPSQMVRVGDEVDVVVLGVDPDKKRISLGMKQVKPNPWDVVAEKFPEGTILEGQIKNITEFGVFIGIEDGIDGLIHVSDISWTRKVRHPSEVYAVGDSVQAKVLTVDKENEKFTLGVKQLSEDPWSQVPTKYPVGCTLEGLVTNITDFGLFVEVEEGIEGLVHVSEISHKKIKNPSEMFKEGVTIQAKVIHVSADERRLGLSIKQLKEDTEKRQPKEFRSGPADSGNTLGELLKQKLADAADAAAAETEDEES from the coding sequence ATGGAAAACAATGAAAACATGAACGCCGAAATGGAAATGGACTTCGAGGCTGCCCTTGAAGATTATCTTAATGCCGATTTCGGAAATCTGGACGAAGGAAGCATCGTTTCCGGTGAAGTAGTTAAAGTAGACAAGGACTTCGTTCTTATCGACGTTAACTTCAAGTCCGAAGGCCAGATTGCAGTATCTGAATTTTTGGATGCAGACGGCAACATGACTGTTGCTGTTGGTGATAAAGTAGACGTTTTTGTTGCTAACAAAAACGAAAACGAAGGCACCATCCACCTTTCCCGCGACAAAGCCAAGCGCATGCAGCTCTTCGACAAACTCGAAGAAATGCAGGAAAACGAAGGCGTTGTCGAAGGCAGAATCATCCGCCGCATCAAAGGTGGTTACACCGTTGATCTCGGTGGCGTTGAAGCATTCCTGCCCGGTTCTCACGTCGATCTGCGCCCCGTTCCCGATATGGACGCTCTCGTGGATCAGACCTACGAATTCAAGATCCTCAAAATCAACCGTCGTCGCAGCAACGTTATCGTTTCCCGCCGTGTTCTTCTCGAAGAACAGCGCAACGAAATGCGTTCCCAGCTGCTTGGAACTCTTGAAGAAGAGCAGACCGTTAAAGGTAAAGTCAAGAATATCACCGAATACGGTGTGTTCATTGACCTCGGCGGTCTCGACGGACTTCTGCATATCACAGACATGTCCTGGAAGCGCATCAAGCATCCTAAGGAAATGGTCGCACTCGGTGATGAACTCGAACTGAAAGTTCTGAACTTCGACAAAGAAGGCCAGAAAGTTTCTCTCGGTCTCAAACAGCTCGTTCCCGATCCGTGGGAAGATATCTCCGGCAAATACCCCGAAGGTGCTAAGTACACCGGTAAGGTTACCAACCTCGCTGACTACGGTGCATTCGTTGAGTTGGAAGCTGGCGTTGAAGGTCTGGTTCACATTTCTGAAATGTCTTGGACCCGCAAGCTGCGTCATCCCTCCCAGATGGTACGCGTTGGCGACGAAGTCGACGTAGTTGTTCTGGGTGTTGACCCCGACAAGAAGCGCATCTCCCTCGGTATGAAACAGGTTAAGCCGAACCCCTGGGATGTTGTTGCTGAGAAATTCCCCGAAGGTACTATCCTTGAAGGCCAGATCAAAAACATCACCGAATTCGGTGTGTTCATCGGCATCGAAGACGGCATTGACGGCCTGATTCACGTTTCCGATATCTCCTGGACCCGCAAGGTTCGCCATCCTTCAGAAGTATACGCTGTGGGTGACTCTGTACAGGCTAAAGTCCTCACTGTTGATAAAGAAAACGAGAAGTTCACCCTCGGTGTTAAACAGCTTTCCGAAGACCCCTGGTCTCAGGTACCCACTAAGTACCCCGTTGGCTGCACCCTCGAAGGTCTCGTTACCAACATCACTGACTTCGGCCTCTTCGTAGAAGTTGAAGAAGGTATTGAAGGTCTGGTTCACGTTTCTGAAATCTCTCACAAGAAGATCAAGAATCCTTCCGAGATGTTTAAAGAAGGTGTTACCATCCAGGCTAAAGTCATCCACGTATCTGCTGATGAGCGTCGCCTCGGCCTCTCCATCAAACAGCTCAAGGAAGACACTGAAAAACGTCAGCCTAAAGAATTCCGTTCCGGTCCTGCCGACAGCGGTAACACTCTGGGCGAACTGCTGAAGCAGAAACTTGCTGACGCAGCTGATGCAGCTGCAGCAGAGACTGAGGATGAAGAATCCTAA
- the pstB gene encoding phosphate ABC transporter ATP-binding protein PstB yields MGQAVKIASRNLDFYYGDFKALEDISMDFEENRVTALIGPSGCGKSTFLRCLNRMNDLIPGTRVDGDLTLDEEDIYAQGLDVVTLRRRVGMVFQKPNPFPKSIFENVAYGLRVNGIQDKEYVAQKVEDSLKGGALWDEVKDRLHSSALGLSGGQQQRLCIARALAVEPEVLLMDEPASALDPIATQKIEDLIHELKKNFTIIIVTHSMQQAARVSDQTAFFYMGRLIETGKTETMFTKPKNKQTEDYITGRFG; encoded by the coding sequence ATGGGGCAAGCTGTTAAAATCGCTTCAAGGAATTTGGATTTTTATTACGGGGACTTCAAGGCTCTTGAAGATATTTCCATGGATTTTGAGGAAAACAGGGTTACCGCACTTATCGGACCTTCCGGTTGCGGTAAGAGTACTTTTCTGCGCTGCCTGAACAGGATGAACGACCTTATCCCCGGAACCCGTGTTGACGGCGACCTGACTCTGGATGAGGAAGATATTTATGCTCAGGGTCTTGATGTGGTTACCCTGAGAAGGCGTGTCGGTATGGTTTTCCAGAAGCCCAACCCTTTCCCTAAATCCATATTTGAGAACGTTGCTTACGGCCTGCGTGTAAACGGCATTCAGGATAAGGAATATGTTGCCCAAAAGGTAGAAGACAGTCTCAAGGGCGGCGCGCTCTGGGATGAAGTTAAGGACCGCCTGCATTCTTCGGCTCTAGGTCTTTCCGGCGGTCAGCAGCAGCGTCTTTGTATCGCCCGTGCTTTGGCTGTTGAACCGGAAGTCCTGCTTATGGATGAGCCTGCCTCTGCGCTCGATCCCATCGCAACCCAGAAGATCGAGGACCTGATTCACGAGCTCAAAAAGAATTTCACCATCATCATCGTAACCCATTCCATGCAGCAGGCTGCCCGAGTCTCCGATCAGACCGCATTTTTCTATATGGGGCGTCTTATTGAGACAGGCAAAACCGAAACCATGTTCACCAAGCCAAAGAATAAGCAGACCGAAGATTATATCACCGGTCGTTTTGGTTAA
- the phoU gene encoding phosphate signaling complex protein PhoU has product MEQRAHFIKKMDDLKVQVLRMSSMAETALHSSVKALAECNAELAEDVIMNDIKINELECELDEHNLSLLALDQPMARDLRFIVGAMRISSNLERIGDQAVNLAHRAVFLSTRPPLPFNQQLDQICSVASEMVSKAVKAFADEDHELAAQVCGMDNEADALNVRILKGLIENMVSETRIVERGVHLIMAASSLERIADQATNIAESVIFITKGVNIKHQCKG; this is encoded by the coding sequence ATGGAGCAACGTGCTCATTTTATAAAAAAAATGGATGATTTGAAGGTCCAGGTTCTGAGAATGTCCAGCATGGCGGAGACTGCCTTGCATAGTTCCGTAAAGGCTTTGGCTGAATGCAATGCTGAGCTTGCTGAAGACGTTATCATGAATGACATCAAGATCAACGAACTGGAATGTGAACTTGATGAACACAACCTGAGTCTGCTGGCGCTGGATCAGCCTATGGCGAGAGACCTGCGTTTTATCGTCGGAGCCATGCGGATCAGCAGCAACCTTGAGCGTATCGGCGATCAGGCGGTCAACCTTGCCCATCGTGCGGTATTCTTGAGCACCCGCCCGCCGCTTCCTTTCAACCAGCAGCTTGATCAGATCTGTTCTGTGGCTTCAGAAATGGTCAGCAAAGCGGTCAAGGCGTTTGCAGATGAGGATCATGAGCTCGCGGCTCAGGTCTGCGGCATGGATAATGAAGCTGATGCCCTCAATGTCAGGATTCTCAAGGGACTTATCGAGAATATGGTTTCCGAGACAAGGATTGTTGAGCGCGGAGTGCATCTTATTATGGCTGCCAGCAGTCTTGAACGTATTGCAGATCAGGCCACCAACATTGCCGAATCTGTGATTTTTATAACCAAGGGTGTGAATATCAAGCATCAGTGTAAAGGGTAG
- a CDS encoding MucR family transcriptional regulator, which produces MEDNLKEALEIVKAQASVRTMTEEEITSMVHKLASGIKKISEGMIDSSSPEPTPPVDPKKAIREKSIICLESGKSFKVLTKRHLAKYGLTPDEYREKWGYAKKTPLVCKSLQRERRKKMKEMKLWEKRKKQ; this is translated from the coding sequence ATGGAAGATAATCTTAAAGAAGCTCTTGAAATAGTAAAAGCACAGGCCAGTGTTAGAACCATGACTGAAGAAGAAATTACTTCCATGGTACATAAACTTGCCTCAGGAATAAAAAAAATAAGCGAAGGAATGATCGACAGCAGCTCTCCTGAACCGACGCCCCCGGTAGACCCCAAGAAAGCTATCAGGGAAAAAAGCATTATCTGTCTTGAATCAGGCAAGTCATTTAAAGTACTGACCAAAAGGCATCTGGCAAAATACGGCCTGACCCCTGACGAATATCGCGAAAAATGGGGATATGCCAAAAAGACTCCGCTGGTCTGTAAATCTCTGCAACGGGAACGGCGCAAGAAGATGAAAGAAATGAAGCTCTGGGAAAAACGCAAGAAACAAT
- a CDS encoding glycogen/starch/alpha-glucan phosphorylase — translation MPKKDIAEFLEEIGGMDVESLVNSVCRHHLSYLGRDYGRTDLFSLYQALAYTLRDRLVGNWIKTQRSYYSQRAKSVYYLSLEFLTGKSLASNTISLGVEKEVAAVLEKFDVTLDEAESAEADAGLGNGGLGRLASCFLDSMASLGIPGYGYGIRYEYGIFKQAIENGEQVEAPDDWLHSGNPWEFNRKGFMFTVRLYGREEQYTHEDGSVRHRWADSAKVMAVPVDMLIPGYRNGNVINMRLWEAQPARRFNFDLFNSGDYIRSMEDAVRSQTISKVLYPNDRLSEGRELRLVQQYFFVSATIQDMMRRFMKLKLDYSELPNRAVVQLNETHPAIAIPELMRILIDEHMLNWDVAWRICRRTFAYTNHTVMPEALETWPLDMMRKVLPRHVSIIFEINRRFMEDVKSRFPGDEDRLKRMSIVEDSEFPQVRMAWLAVVGSFIVNGVSALHGELIKKSIFQDFVEMYPGRFTSVTNGITPRRWLRQCNQPLSDLITEKIGDGWVTDLAQLRKLEPLAEDPEFQDRWYKCKLKEKRRLVEYARNEYGLYLPADWMYDVHVKRIHEYKRQLLNVLHAVTLYCRLKKDPNSVAVPRLKIFAGKAAPGYFIAKRIIRLINSVGAVVNSDSAVNHKLRIAFMPNYRVSQAERIIPATDLSEQISLAGTEASGTGNMKFALNGALTIGTLDGANIEIMEEVGREHMFIFGMDADEVAARRHNGYNPSEIASTDQELAEALHYIGDGTFSEGDRELFRPILDALFNGGDQYMVLADYRDYVDAQARVDELWLDCKKWLRSSILNTAGSGHFSSDRAILDYARNIWGVRPMDMDK, via the coding sequence ATGCCTAAAAAGGATATTGCTGAGTTTCTGGAAGAGATTGGAGGAATGGACGTTGAATCCCTTGTGAATAGTGTTTGCCGGCATCATCTGTCGTATTTGGGACGCGATTATGGACGGACCGATCTGTTTTCACTTTATCAGGCTCTTGCCTATACACTGCGTGACCGGCTGGTGGGAAACTGGATTAAAACCCAGAGATCCTACTACAGTCAGCGAGCCAAGAGTGTATATTATCTCTCTTTGGAGTTTTTGACCGGGAAGTCGTTGGCAAGCAATACCATAAGCCTTGGCGTGGAAAAGGAAGTGGCCGCGGTTTTGGAAAAATTCGATGTTACCCTTGATGAAGCAGAAAGTGCGGAAGCTGATGCTGGGTTGGGAAACGGGGGATTGGGACGGCTTGCTTCATGTTTTCTGGATTCTATGGCCAGCTTGGGAATTCCCGGATACGGGTATGGAATCAGGTATGAGTATGGAATATTCAAACAGGCCATTGAGAACGGGGAGCAGGTTGAGGCCCCGGATGACTGGCTGCATAGCGGTAATCCCTGGGAATTCAACCGTAAGGGATTTATGTTTACTGTCCGGCTTTACGGCCGCGAAGAGCAGTATACACATGAAGACGGTTCTGTACGACATCGCTGGGCTGACAGTGCAAAGGTCATGGCTGTGCCTGTGGATATGTTGATCCCCGGATACAGGAACGGAAACGTTATCAATATGCGTCTCTGGGAAGCCCAGCCCGCAAGGCGGTTCAATTTCGATCTGTTCAACAGTGGTGACTACATACGTTCCATGGAAGATGCTGTTCGTTCGCAGACAATTTCCAAGGTGCTTTATCCGAATGACAGGCTGAGTGAAGGGCGGGAGCTGCGTCTTGTGCAGCAGTACTTTTTTGTCTCGGCAACCATTCAGGATATGATGCGCCGTTTTATGAAGCTCAAGCTTGATTATTCGGAATTACCCAATCGGGCTGTGGTCCAGCTCAACGAAACCCATCCGGCTATCGCCATTCCGGAATTGATGCGGATCCTTATTGATGAGCATATGTTGAACTGGGATGTGGCTTGGCGTATCTGCCGCCGGACTTTTGCCTACACCAACCATACGGTCATGCCGGAAGCTCTTGAAACATGGCCGCTGGATATGATGCGCAAGGTCCTGCCCCGTCATGTCTCAATTATCTTCGAGATCAACCGCCGTTTTATGGAAGATGTGAAGAGCCGTTTTCCCGGTGATGAGGATAGGCTCAAGCGCATGTCCATTGTCGAGGACAGTGAGTTTCCGCAGGTGCGTATGGCTTGGCTGGCCGTAGTAGGCAGTTTTATTGTGAACGGGGTGTCCGCTCTGCATGGAGAATTGATCAAGAAGAGTATCTTTCAGGATTTTGTGGAAATGTATCCGGGCCGCTTTACCTCGGTCACGAATGGAATAACTCCGCGCAGGTGGCTGCGCCAATGCAACCAGCCCTTGTCTGATCTGATCACCGAAAAGATAGGTGACGGGTGGGTCACTGATCTCGCGCAGTTGCGCAAGCTTGAGCCGCTGGCTGAAGATCCTGAATTTCAGGATCGCTGGTACAAATGCAAGCTCAAGGAAAAAAGGCGGCTGGTAGAATACGCACGTAATGAATACGGGCTCTACCTTCCTGCGGACTGGATGTATGATGTCCATGTTAAACGTATTCATGAGTACAAGAGGCAGCTTCTTAATGTGCTCCATGCGGTAACCCTTTATTGCCGCCTGAAGAAAGATCCCAACAGTGTTGCCGTGCCGAGGCTGAAGATTTTTGCAGGCAAGGCTGCACCGGGCTATTTCATTGCCAAGCGCATCATCAGGTTGATCAACTCCGTGGGCGCGGTGGTCAACTCCGATTCAGCTGTAAACCATAAGCTGCGCATCGCCTTTATGCCCAACTACCGGGTTTCGCAGGCTGAGCGGATTATTCCGGCCACAGACCTTTCGGAACAGATATCCCTCGCAGGAACCGAGGCTTCGGGTACCGGTAATATGAAGTTTGCCCTTAACGGTGCCTTGACCATCGGTACCCTTGACGGGGCCAATATCGAAATCATGGAAGAGGTCGGCCGCGAGCATATGTTTATCTTCGGTATGGATGCCGATGAAGTGGCCGCGCGCAGGCATAACGGCTACAATCCTTCTGAAATAGCTTCGACGGATCAGGAGCTTGCCGAGGCCCTGCATTACATTGGTGACGGGACTTTCTCGGAAGGTGACCGGGAGTTGTTCAGGCCGATTCTTGATGCCTTGTTTAACGGCGGTGACCAGTACATGGTTCTTGCCGACTACCGTGATTACGTTGATGCTCAGGCTCGGGTTGATGAATTGTGGCTGGATTGTAAGAAATGGCTGCGCAGTTCAATTCTCAACACAGCCGGATCAGGACATTTTTCCAGTGACCGGGCCATTCTGGACTATGCCCGTAATATCTGGGGCGTGCGGCCTATGGATATGGATAAATAG